In a single window of the Campylobacter fetus subsp. testudinum 03-427 genome:
- the folB gene encoding dihydroneopterin aldolase (Pfam match to PF02152.14 FolB), whose translation MITVFVEDFKFKTIIGLLDFERVKLQKIRVDMSFKADEFVDYAFVCEHTRNEFEKMKFKKVEDALQYFKNNFKEIFPSLEYFYMKISKVKIISNATVGAKIEQLY comes from the coding sequence TTGATAACTGTTTTTGTGGAGGATTTTAAATTTAAAACGATAATTGGTCTTTTGGATTTTGAGCGAGTTAAGCTTCAAAAAATAAGAGTTGATATGAGTTTTAAGGCTGATGAATTTGTTGATTATGCTTTTGTGTGTGAGCATACTAGAAATGAGTTTGAAAAAATGAAATTTAAAAAAGTTGAAGACGCTTTGCAATATTTCAAAAACAATTTTAAAGAAATTTTTCCATCTCTTGAGTACTTTTATATGAAAATTTCAAAAGTAAAAATCATTTCAAATGCCACGGTTGGAGCAAAAATCGAGCAGCTTTATTAA
- the fabH gene encoding beta-ketoacyl-[acp] synthase III (KASIII) (Pfam matches to PF08541.6 ACP_syn_III_C, and to PF08545.6 ACP_syn_III) has product MKKASIISVGAYVPKDILTNFDLEKMVETSDEWIVKRTGIKTRHLAKNEITSDLAYKAALVAIQRSGIDKNDIDAVICATITPDYFCMPSTACKVASNLGLFDVTAFDISAACTGFIYLLEIAKSLVESGAKKNVLIIGAEKLSSIINWEDRSTCVLFGDGAGAAIVSSLDDNYIIDVHTSSDGSKGNLLITPGCGIVHPANKDTIDKKLNFLHMSGNEVFKIAVNTLTKDVVDILEKNSIDSKDIDLFIPHQANLRIIEAVKQRLDFTDEQCVITVVDYGNTSSASIPMAMNDAYEAGRLKQGSLILLDAFGGGFTWGSALLRFGGK; this is encoded by the coding sequence ATGAAAAAAGCATCGATAATTTCAGTTGGAGCTTATGTTCCAAAAGATATCTTGACTAATTTTGACCTTGAAAAAATGGTTGAGACTAGTGATGAGTGGATAGTTAAAAGAACAGGTATAAAAACTAGGCATTTAGCAAAAAATGAAATCACTAGTGATCTAGCATATAAGGCGGCTCTTGTAGCTATACAAAGATCTGGTATAGATAAAAACGATATTGACGCGGTTATCTGCGCGACTATTACGCCTGATTATTTTTGTATGCCATCTACTGCTTGTAAAGTAGCTTCAAATTTAGGTTTGTTTGATGTGACTGCTTTTGATATAAGCGCTGCTTGTACTGGATTCATCTATCTTTTAGAGATTGCAAAATCTCTTGTTGAGAGCGGAGCTAAGAAAAATGTTCTTATCATAGGAGCAGAAAAATTAAGTTCAATCATTAATTGGGAAGATAGAAGCACTTGTGTTTTATTTGGCGATGGAGCTGGTGCTGCTATAGTTAGCTCTTTGGATGATAATTATATAATAGATGTTCATACATCAAGTGACGGTAGTAAAGGAAATTTATTAATAACTCCTGGTTGTGGCATTGTTCATCCAGCCAACAAAGATACTATCGATAAAAAACTAAATTTCTTACATATGTCAGGCAATGAAGTGTTTAAAATAGCTGTTAATACGCTAACTAAAGATGTTGTTGATATTTTAGAAAAAAACAGTATCGATAGCAAAGATATCGATCTTTTTATACCGCATCAAGCAAATTTAAGAATTATAGAAGCAGTAAAACAGCGTTTGGATTTCACAGATGAGCAGTGTGTTATAACTGTCGTGGATTACGGTAATACTAGCTCGGCTTCCATTCCTATGGCTATGAATGATGCTTATGAAGCTGGACGTCTTAAACAAGGTAGTTTAATCCTTTTAGATGCATTTGGTGGCGGTTTTACGTGGGGTTCTGCTTTGCTAAGATTTGGCGGAAAATAA
- a CDS encoding putative membrane protein (AAA domain) (Pfam match to PF12846.3 AAA_10): protein MKMPESGEFYLGLSENIPYIYDSKDLLTHAAIIGMTGSGKTGLGISLLEEASLNQIPTIIIDPKGDMTNLCLALSSEDEFIEFCADKSVGSSVYEQYKAGLESSFENFERVKKFKNSSVFKIFTPKSNAGLGVSLLSDFNAPKFVDFESLNSYIIGICGSILSLVDVKNDDFSSPQMLLLQNIFFNRFSANKDLSIAQLIEEIINPKFKKIGVFDVESFYPASKRADLAMKINALVASPDFSLWCSGERLDISNMLFENGKPRSNIFTISHLDDASRMFFVTILLNEIVSWMRGLEGTQKSRVVLYMDEIFGYFPPSANPPSKLAMLTLLKQARAFGICVVLSTQNPVDIDYKGLSNIGTWFIGRLQTAQDKQNVISGLSGVGKTSDKEILDTISNLKKRQFLVKNIHNANLKIITTRWALSYLKGPLNKNDISNLMKHFDTKNESSVILNSSAILSPDIVQIYEYNNSNKLFCHLLGTAKVRFICSDGELVKDRFFCLKADSDELNWSNAKEISVSNFSYEKYENIELLGAPRSILNAKNLNEFVKSFTEFLYTNEKVVLYKAFDIVSNLNESKDQFVLRAKLRADELLNEQKTLLMSKFEKEKSILEKRLLNAKNSLEKKKNTANKSSIFAAIDIVSGILSAVFAKRLSSTKILSGTKKATDAFSKHDDIYASKETIYSILNEIDELQSSYEAKISKLKESFDLANLHIDEKILRPKKSDILNEKVSVLWKS from the coding sequence ATGAAAATGCCTGAAAGTGGCGAGTTTTATCTAGGACTTAGCGAAAATATACCATATATTTATGATAGCAAAGATCTTCTTACTCACGCAGCTATCATAGGAATGACTGGAAGCGGTAAAACAGGTCTTGGAATAAGTCTGTTAGAAGAAGCTTCATTAAACCAAATTCCAACTATAATAATAGACCCAAAAGGCGATATGACAAATCTATGCTTAGCACTTAGCAGCGAAGATGAGTTTATAGAATTTTGCGCAGATAAAAGCGTTGGAAGCAGCGTTTATGAGCAGTATAAAGCTGGTCTTGAGAGTAGTTTTGAGAATTTTGAGAGAGTTAAAAAATTTAAAAATAGTTCAGTTTTCAAGATATTTACTCCAAAAAGCAATGCAGGTCTTGGCGTTAGTTTGCTTAGTGATTTTAATGCACCTAAATTTGTTGATTTTGAGAGTTTAAATAGCTATATTATCGGAATTTGCGGTTCTATTTTATCTTTGGTTGATGTTAAAAATGATGATTTTAGCTCACCCCAGATGCTTCTTTTGCAAAATATATTTTTTAATAGATTTAGTGCAAACAAAGATCTTAGCATAGCTCAGTTGATAGAAGAGATCATAAATCCTAAATTTAAAAAAATAGGTGTTTTTGATGTAGAGAGTTTTTATCCAGCTAGTAAAAGAGCCGACTTAGCTATGAAGATAAATGCGCTTGTAGCTAGTCCTGACTTTTCTCTTTGGTGTAGCGGCGAGAGATTAGATATCTCAAATATGCTTTTTGAAAATGGCAAGCCAAGATCAAATATATTTACGATATCGCACCTAGATGATGCTAGTAGAATGTTTTTTGTAACTATTTTATTAAATGAGATAGTTTCTTGGATGAGAGGCTTAGAAGGAACGCAAAAATCTAGAGTAGTGCTATATATGGATGAGATATTTGGATATTTTCCACCAAGTGCAAATCCACCAAGCAAACTAGCTATGCTTACTTTATTAAAACAAGCAAGAGCTTTTGGGATTTGTGTTGTTTTATCTACGCAAAATCCAGTAGATATAGACTACAAAGGACTTAGTAATATAGGAACGTGGTTTATAGGAAGATTGCAAACAGCTCAAGATAAGCAAAATGTGATTAGCGGACTTAGCGGAGTTGGTAAAACTAGCGATAAAGAGATTTTAGATACTATCTCAAATTTAAAAAAACGCCAGTTTTTAGTAAAAAATATCCATAATGCAAATTTGAAAATCATAACTACTAGATGGGCGCTTAGCTACTTAAAAGGTCCGTTAAATAAAAATGATATTTCAAATCTTATGAAACATTTTGATACTAAAAATGAATCATCTGTAATACTTAACTCAAGCGCTATACTAAGTCCAGATATAGTTCAAATTTATGAATATAACAACTCAAATAAGCTTTTTTGTCATCTGCTTGGTACAGCCAAAGTGAGATTTATCTGCAGTGATGGTGAGCTTGTAAAAGATAGATTTTTTTGTTTAAAAGCAGATAGTGATGAGCTAAACTGGAGCAATGCTAAAGAAATTTCAGTTTCAAACTTCAGCTATGAAAAATATGAAAATATAGAGCTTTTAGGTGCTCCAAGATCTATCTTAAATGCAAAAAATTTAAATGAATTTGTAAAATCATTTACCGAGTTTTTATATACTAATGAAAAAGTTGTATTATATAAAGCATTTGATATAGTTTCAAATTTAAATGAGAGTAAAGATCAGTTTGTCTTAAGAGCAAAGCTCAGGGCGGACGAGCTTTTAAATGAGCAAAAAACCTTGCTTATGAGTAAATTTGAAAAAGAGAAAAGCATTTTGGAAAAAAGACTATTAAACGCTAAAAATAGTTTAGAAAAGAAGAAAAATACAGCAAATAAAAGCAGTATATTTGCAGCTATAGATATAGTAAGCGGAATTTTGTCGGCTGTTTTTGCAAAGAGATTAAGCAGTACAAAAATCTTGAGCGGTACGAAAAAAGCTACCGATGCTTTTTCAAAACATGATGATATATATGCGTCTAAAGAGACTATTTATAGTATTTTGAATGAGATTGATGAGTTGCAAAGTAGTTATGAAGCTAAGATTTCAAAGCTAAAAGAGAGTTTTGATCTTGCGAATTTACATATTGATGAAAAAATACTGCGCCCAAAAAAGAGTGATATTTTAAATGAAAAAGTATCTGTTTTATGGAAGAGTTAA
- the cosR gene encoding two-component system response regulator (Pfam matches to PF00072.20 Response_reg, and to PF00486.24 Trans_reg_C): MRILIVEDEVTLNKTIAEGLQEFGYQTDSSESFKDAEYYIGIRNYDLVLSDWMLPDGDGVDLINVIKQKSPRTSAVIISAKDDKESEIKALRAGADDYIKKPFDFEVLVARLEARLRFGGTNVIKIDDLIIDPDEEKITYLGQEIELKGKPFEVLTHLARHSDQIVSKEQLLDAIWEEPELVTPNVIEVAINQIRQKMDKPLNISTIETVRRRGYRFCFPKKA; this comes from the coding sequence ATGAGAATTTTGATAGTAGAGGATGAAGTTACGCTTAACAAAACTATAGCAGAAGGCTTACAGGAGTTTGGTTACCAAACAGATAGTTCAGAAAGTTTTAAGGACGCTGAATATTATATAGGTATTAGAAACTATGATTTGGTTCTTAGTGATTGGATGCTTCCTGATGGAGATGGCGTTGATCTTATAAATGTCATCAAGCAAAAGAGTCCGCGCACTTCAGCAGTTATCATATCTGCTAAAGACGATAAAGAGAGTGAGATAAAAGCTTTAAGAGCAGGAGCTGATGACTATATAAAAAAACCGTTTGATTTTGAAGTTTTAGTAGCTCGTCTTGAAGCTAGATTAAGATTTGGCGGTACAAACGTTATTAAAATAGACGATTTAATTATTGATCCAGATGAAGAAAAAATTACATATCTTGGTCAAGAAATAGAGCTAAAAGGCAAACCGTTTGAAGTTTTAACTCATCTTGCTAGACACAGCGATCAAATAGTAAGTAAAGAGCAGCTTTTAGATGCTATTTGGGAAGAGCCAGAGCTCGTTACTCCAAATGTTATTGAAGTTGCTATAAATCAAATACGCCAAAAAATGGATAAACCGCTAAACATCTCTACTATAGAAACCGTAAGACGTCGCGGATATAGATTTTGCTTCCCCAAAAAAGCTTAA
- a CDS encoding putative protein, possible RecO family recombination protein (Pfam match to PF13114.2 RecO_N_2) yields MQGYILKVQKVRDEDCLVFILSKDKLIKCYRFYGARHSVITQGFKLDFELVENGNFLPHLRGTMHLGFSWLFYRDRLLVWQNFMRLLYEHLRDVEDIDEFYYSLLELCSYKFEKQNPKRIIIEAYLDILEFEGRLHKDLRCFVCDEIVDSNLTLTRGFLPAHKRCIGKATFDPKDIKTLFETKKSSHMNDFYIDQIYYIVLEGL; encoded by the coding sequence ATGCAAGGATATATCTTAAAAGTACAAAAAGTACGCGATGAAGACTGTTTGGTATTTATATTATCTAAAGATAAGTTGATAAAATGCTACAGATTTTATGGTGCAAGACATTCTGTTATCACTCAAGGCTTTAAACTTGACTTTGAGCTTGTGGAAAATGGAAATTTTTTACCACATTTAAGAGGAACTATGCATCTTGGATTTTCATGGTTATTTTATAGAGATCGACTATTAGTATGGCAAAATTTTATGAGACTTTTGTATGAACACTTAAGAGATGTTGAAGATATAGATGAGTTTTACTACTCTCTTTTGGAGTTATGCTCATACAAATTTGAAAAACAAAATCCAAAACGTATAATTATAGAAGCGTATCTTGACATACTTGAGTTTGAAGGTAGGTTGCACAAAGATTTGAGATGTTTTGTATGCGATGAGATAGTTGATTCAAATTTAACTCTAACAAGAGGATTTTTACCAGCACACAAAAGATGTATCGGTAAAGCTACGTTTGATCCAAAAGATATAAAAACTCTTTTTGAAACAAAAAAGAGTTCCCATATGAATGATTTTTACATTGATCAAATTTATTATATAGTTCTTGAAGGGTTATAA
- the gppA gene encoding guanosine-5'-triphosphate, 3'-diphosphate pyrophosphatase (Pfam match to PF02541.12 Ppx-GppA) — MPKRVAVIDLGSNSARMAIFERTSRLGFYILREYKIKVRLGEGAYENGGVLQDAAMDKVFYAFSEFKHFLNLYGVNKVLCAGTSALRDAPNSNLFIKRVQEKLGLGLKVIDGQMEAFYGGIAAINLLNPLKEATTIDIGGGSTELAKIKDGKIIDVISLNVGTVRLKELFFDKKDIGGASKFVQKLISEVPSHFHSNNIIAIGGSLRALANAIMQIKNHPLKLVHNFSYSYKDYGDLIEKIAFTGVLDLKNFPIKKDRYDTIREGAMIFCTLVKELEAKNIYTSGAGVREGIFITNLLKPCVKTKFLKAMPQQINIKFPNNFNPSLRSLQDRFAKRSNQTTIKYVKELFEVLRPLHKVDDKYLFELITAAKLYNIGRSVGFYSEHSHSSYLVKNGLNYGYTHEQKSLIASIIEYQGRQISDLGEFKDLLPDINDLRWLSFLLGLAKSLSISNTVSFKFINHTLHIYGVKNFFMVKDNIKKLVKPTIFAITFD, encoded by the coding sequence ATGCCAAAAAGAGTAGCAGTCATAGATCTTGGTTCAAACTCGGCTAGAATGGCGATTTTTGAGCGTACTAGTAGGCTTGGATTTTATATACTGCGTGAATATAAGATAAAAGTTAGACTTGGTGAGGGTGCTTATGAAAATGGTGGAGTTTTACAAGACGCGGCTATGGATAAGGTATTTTACGCTTTTAGTGAGTTCAAGCATTTTTTAAATTTATACGGTGTAAATAAGGTTTTATGTGCAGGAACTTCTGCTCTTAGAGATGCTCCAAATTCAAATTTATTTATCAAAAGAGTGCAAGAGAAGCTGGGTCTTGGACTAAAGGTTATAGATGGTCAAATGGAGGCTTTTTACGGCGGAATTGCAGCTATAAATTTACTAAATCCGTTAAAAGAAGCGACTACTATAGATATAGGCGGTGGTTCTACTGAGCTAGCGAAGATAAAAGATGGTAAAATTATAGATGTTATATCACTAAATGTGGGGACGGTTAGATTAAAAGAGCTGTTTTTTGATAAAAAAGATATAGGTGGAGCTTCTAAATTTGTGCAAAAACTGATTTCTGAAGTGCCTAGCCATTTTCATTCAAATAATATAATTGCCATAGGCGGCAGCTTAAGAGCTCTTGCTAATGCTATAATGCAGATAAAAAATCATCCTTTAAAACTTGTTCATAATTTCTCGTACAGTTACAAAGATTATGGCGATTTGATAGAAAAAATAGCCTTTACGGGCGTACTAGATCTAAAAAATTTTCCTATAAAAAAAGATAGATATGATACTATCAGAGAAGGCGCTATGATATTTTGCACTCTAGTAAAAGAGTTAGAAGCAAAAAATATATATACAAGCGGAGCAGGAGTTAGAGAAGGTATATTTATAACAAATTTGCTTAAGCCTTGTGTGAAAACTAAATTTTTAAAAGCTATGCCTCAGCAGATAAATATCAAATTTCCAAATAATTTTAATCCTAGTCTTAGAAGTTTGCAAGATAGATTTGCAAAAAGAAGCAATCAAACTACGATAAAATACGTAAAAGAGTTATTTGAAGTTTTAAGACCGCTTCATAAAGTAGATGATAAGTATCTTTTTGAGCTTATCACTGCTGCAAAACTTTATAATATCGGCAGATCAGTCGGCTTTTACTCTGAGCATTCTCATAGTAGTTATTTGGTCAAAAATGGACTAAACTACGGATATACGCATGAACAAAAATCTCTCATAGCATCTATCATAGAGTATCAAGGCAGACAGATTAGTGATTTGGGTGAATTTAAAGATCTACTTCCTGATATAAATGATCTGAGATGGCTTAGTTTTTTACTCGGTCTTGCTAAATCATTGAGCATATCTAATACGGTTAGTTTTAAATTTATAAATCATACTCTACATATTTATGGCGTGAAGAACTTTTTTATGGTCAAAGATAATATCAAAAAACTTGTAAAACCTACTATATTTGCAATAACTTTTGACTAA
- the plsY gene encoding acyl phosphate:glycerol-3-phosphate acyltransferase (Pfam match to PF02660.11 G3P_acyltransf) gives MNENIVAYVLAYLIGAIPFGLILGRIFGKVNITKEGSCSIGATNVLRVLKSSNPNLAKKLAVLTVVCDALKAFIPMVVAKVVFDLSDQTIWTMAVLSVIGHCFSPYLKFEGGKGVATGAGALIYFLPLEIICALGIWFIVGKLLKISSLASLLALFTLIGTSFIFHYEMPIINTHAPIFIISFIVLYKHIPNIKRLLSGSEKRVI, from the coding sequence ATGAACGAAAATATTGTTGCTTATGTGTTGGCTTATCTTATTGGTGCGATACCTTTTGGTTTGATTTTGGGTAGAATTTTTGGTAAAGTTAATATAACTAAAGAAGGAAGCTGCAGCATTGGAGCTACAAATGTTTTAAGAGTTCTTAAAAGTTCAAACCCAAATTTGGCAAAAAAACTTGCGGTATTAACAGTAGTTTGTGATGCTTTAAAAGCATTTATTCCTATGGTTGTAGCAAAAGTTGTTTTTGATTTGAGTGATCAAACTATCTGGACTATGGCTGTGTTATCAGTGATAGGACATTGCTTTTCGCCATATCTTAAATTTGAGGGCGGAAAAGGTGTAGCTACTGGAGCTGGAGCGCTTATTTATTTTTTACCTTTAGAGATCATCTGCGCTTTGGGAATCTGGTTTATAGTGGGAAAACTGCTTAAAATTTCTAGTTTGGCTTCGCTTTTGGCACTTTTTACTTTGATAGGAACGTCTTTTATATTTCATTATGAAATGCCTATAATCAACACTCACGCACCTATTTTTATCATATCGTTTATTGTTTTATATAAGCATATTCCAAACATAAAAAGGCTTTTGAGCGGTTCTGAAAAGAGGGTGATTTGA
- the fdxB gene encoding ferredoxin (Pfam match to PF13237.2 Fer4_10): MSLMITKDCISCDACREECPDEAIYEDEPTYMIDPDRCSECISDYAEPACIVICPVDCIVPDPDNIETPEELKLKHEQYLEGN, from the coding sequence ATGTCTCTCATGATAACTAAAGACTGCATCAGTTGTGATGCTTGCCGCGAAGAGTGCCCAGATGAGGCTATATACGAAGATGAGCCTACATATATGATAGATCCAGATAGGTGTAGTGAGTGTATAAGCGACTATGCTGAGCCTGCTTGTATAGTGATATGTCCGGTTGATTGTATAGTTCCAGATCCTGATAATATAGAAACTCCAGAAGAGTTAAAATTAAAACACGAACAGTATTTAGAAGGGAATTAA
- a CDS encoding PilZ domain-containing protein: protein MIYEGQDMLISECMGILQGLEQDYKKYGKNLARESQKQIDPYDLDDILELIFDTIFKTNLDKEASLKQINKCFGNDEIYANYFILKVLFHLLHRFSIYISKSDLNSTIYIIYLENAIDAFTQILMNTEVEAKIPSPQSFKFGTSSGFMLFGDIMDEFRVALRSNSNLRFLNLYYGVNVSCDAKVVSIEDDKVLFKVDLMQILAMKEEGNAYILKGDSLVSNVKADILSINLSNNTVLLNNFVRMENMFANQRKFPRVHPNQHTKVILSNKFGVSIEGKLYDISQGGIGVVSVQNGGFKSGEELIAKFSLTMPRTKEVIDVYLELNLVVALNYQGSMRYCCEIVKSQSITEKIVEFSKLRVKDTLDELQQKVELYR, encoded by the coding sequence GTGATTTATGAAGGGCAAGATATGCTTATATCTGAGTGTATGGGAATTTTGCAAGGATTAGAGCAAGACTACAAAAAATATGGTAAAAATCTTGCAAGAGAGTCGCAAAAGCAGATTGATCCTTATGATTTAGACGACATTTTAGAGTTAATTTTTGATACGATTTTTAAGACAAATTTAGATAAAGAAGCTTCATTAAAACAGATAAATAAATGTTTTGGTAATGATGAAATTTACGCTAATTATTTTATTTTGAAAGTTTTATTCCATCTTTTACATCGTTTTAGTATTTATATTTCAAAATCAGATTTAAATAGTACAATTTATATAATATATTTAGAAAATGCAATAGACGCTTTTACTCAGATCTTGATGAACACAGAAGTCGAAGCTAAAATTCCAAGCCCTCAGAGTTTTAAATTTGGAACTAGCAGCGGATTTATGCTGTTTGGCGATATAATGGATGAGTTTAGGGTGGCTTTGCGTTCAAACTCAAACTTAAGATTTTTAAATTTATACTATGGAGTAAATGTTAGCTGCGATGCTAAAGTAGTTAGTATAGAAGATGACAAAGTGCTTTTTAAGGTAGATTTGATGCAGATTTTGGCTATGAAAGAAGAGGGAAATGCGTATATATTAAAAGGCGATAGCTTAGTAAGTAACGTCAAAGCCGATATACTTAGTATAAATTTATCTAATAATACTGTTTTATTAAATAATTTTGTACGTATGGAAAATATGTTTGCAAATCAAAGAAAATTTCCTAGAGTACATCCAAATCAACATACGAAAGTTATATTATCAAATAAATTTGGAGTAAGCATCGAGGGTAAATTATACGATATTTCGCAAGGCGGAATAGGCGTAGTAAGCGTCCAAAACGGTGGATTTAAAAGCGGTGAGGAGCTTATAGCTAAGTTTAGTTTGACTATGCCAAGAACCAAAGAAGTTATTGATGTTTATTTAGAGTTAAATTTAGTAGTTGCATTGAATTATCAAGGTTCTATGCGTTACTGCTGTGAAATAGTAAAATCTCAGTCTATCACCGAAAAAATAGTTGAATTTTCTAAATTAAGAGTTAAAGATACGTTAGATGAACTGCAACAAAAGGTAGAGCTTTATAGATGA
- the cosS gene encoding two-component system sensor histidine kinase (Pfam matches to PF02518.22 HATPase_c, and to PF00512.21 HisKA), with protein sequence MLPQKSLRARFALQLASASTMLIVIFSVMLYHYIKITIFENIVQSLTIEANNILDSKEPLQMGELEFYYPQSQNLTVVGVEENTDNLSRPKFIQSEDENSTYLTLYYPYKDNMVLALKKNTTEYSSVVNQVLVDILIINATAIFLILFYALFLSRMLLLPIKMLSLRLGQLNERFLQEVSIDELPDEFKPLGDGINRLISRILTFVQYQKELFVGAAHELKTPLAVMKTKNEVTLIKQREPEKYIEALKNNNVSIDQMNKMIGSILEIGRQEGAQFEQPSNVDIIAYLNEIGNNFLILAKGEGKNIKMSLKPQTLKMFLQPTLFLHVIQNFVQNAIKFSPPNATVEIKANLLNNEFVVKVVDEGSGIDENKDLFAPFKRYGDKGGAGLGLFLAKGAAQALGGHIEIRNRKDRSGAIATFILPIKTKNRKIQKNISNSKFLK encoded by the coding sequence TTGCTTCCCCAAAAAAGCTTAAGGGCTAGATTTGCTCTACAATTAGCATCTGCTTCTACGATGCTAATTGTAATCTTTTCGGTGATGTTGTATCACTATATAAAAATAACTATTTTTGAAAATATAGTACAAAGCTTGACTATAGAAGCAAATAATATACTTGACTCAAAAGAACCTCTTCAAATGGGTGAGCTTGAGTTTTACTATCCACAATCTCAGAATTTGACAGTCGTTGGAGTTGAAGAAAATACTGATAACTTATCAAGACCTAAATTTATCCAGAGCGAAGATGAAAATAGCACTTATCTGACGCTTTACTATCCATATAAAGATAATATGGTATTAGCACTTAAAAAAAATACTACCGAATATAGCAGCGTTGTAAATCAAGTTTTGGTAGATATACTAATTATAAATGCAACTGCTATATTTTTAATACTTTTTTATGCGTTATTTTTATCAAGAATGTTGCTTTTACCTATAAAAATGCTTAGCTTGAGACTCGGTCAGTTAAATGAGAGATTTTTACAAGAAGTTAGTATAGATGAACTTCCAGATGAGTTTAAACCTCTTGGCGATGGAATTAATAGGCTTATAAGTAGAATTTTGACTTTTGTTCAGTATCAAAAAGAACTTTTTGTTGGAGCCGCCCATGAGCTAAAAACACCTTTGGCGGTTATGAAAACTAAGAATGAAGTAACCCTAATAAAACAAAGAGAACCGGAAAAATATATAGAAGCACTGAAAAATAATAATGTGTCAATAGATCAAATGAATAAAATGATTGGTTCTATTTTGGAGATCGGTCGGCAAGAAGGTGCTCAGTTTGAACAACCTTCAAACGTAGATATAATAGCGTATTTAAATGAAATTGGAAATAACTTTTTGATATTAGCAAAGGGTGAGGGTAAAAATATAAAAATGAGTTTGAAACCACAGACTTTAAAGATGTTTTTACAACCTACTTTATTTTTACATGTTATACAAAATTTTGTTCAAAATGCTATCAAATTTTCACCTCCAAACGCTACTGTAGAGATTAAAGCAAACTTATTAAACAATGAATTTGTAGTAAAAGTAGTAGATGAAGGTTCAGGAATAGATGAAAATAAAGATCTATTTGCTCCATTTAAGAGATATGGAGATAAAGGCGGAGCCGGACTTGGATTATTTTTAGCAAAAGGAGCTGCTCAGGCGCTTGGCGGTCATATAGAGATAAGAAATAGAAAAGATAGAAGCGGTGCTATAGCTACTTTTATACTACCTATAAAAACCAAAAATAGAAAAATACAAAAAAACATTTCAAATTCAAAGTTTTTAAAGTAA